A genomic stretch from bacterium includes:
- a CDS encoding glycosyltransferase, producing the protein MRIAIDIFPLQTQSRYRGIGAHIRGILRGLFELNTKHEFILICSKNNIPQELLREKPENFAVEYVDFSFGGYFDIIYNWLIKRKFAEKIISKTNPDVYFDSSFAEMWCPPLNPKSRVVTWIYDLIFFKFPEYHAKNLKQKIKHLLWHKKLMNALKNYIITSSNFVKRELLTDYDLDDKKVFVVPLGVDQKFFEVNSDKAIENDIKQKYILYVGGIDPRKNLIRAIKAYSLALSIYYMLVG; encoded by the coding sequence ATGAGAATAGCTATTGACATATTTCCTCTTCAAACTCAATCGAGATACCGCGGAATAGGTGCCCACATAAGGGGTATTTTGCGTGGACTCTTTGAGTTAAACACAAAACACGAATTCATCCTTATTTGCTCTAAAAATAACATTCCACAGGAATTACTTCGGGAAAAGCCAGAAAATTTCGCCGTTGAGTATGTTGATTTTTCCTTCGGAGGCTACTTCGATATAATATATAACTGGCTAATAAAAAGGAAATTTGCCGAAAAAATTATCAGCAAAACAAACCCTGATGTTTACTTCGACTCCTCTTTTGCTGAAATGTGGTGTCCGCCGCTTAATCCCAAAAGCAGAGTAGTAACATGGATTTACGACCTCATATTCTTTAAATTCCCCGAATACCATGCAAAAAATCTCAAACAGAAAATAAAGCATCTTTTGTGGCATAAAAAACTAATGAACGCATTAAAAAATTACATAATAACGAGCTCGAACTTTGTGAAACGCGAATTGCTTACCGATTACGATCTGGACGATAAAAAGGTCTTTGTCGTTCCTCTTGGAGTTGACCAAAAATTTTTTGAAGTAAACTCGGACAAAGCAATCGAAAACGACATCAAACAAAAGTATATACTATATGTTGGTGGGATAGACCCTCGAAAAAACCTTATTCGAGCCATTAAAGCTTACTCATTAGCACTTAGTATATACTATATGTTGGTGGGATAG
- a CDS encoding glycosyltransferase, with translation MSKNNITISVIIPSFYPEREKNVLEIIRKLRADRLPPDEIVVIKELAPAGKARNLGVERSSGDILIFIDDDAIIESDDTLSKVVEALLSDDNIGMAGAVQKPCPDMNWLQKAYRKQFPRTEAPTVNEIKESDMVTTLFCAIRRDDFIAAGGFDERLIAGQDNLLRHKIRQMGKKIVLVPETLVYHPLPRSIANVLKREIIYAHGMAQLSKLNLMPVPAKRIKNMWQAFFYALVRIIALPVRLFYGGPDGKSFGFWYLRAPAWLVNSIAYAWFSAKTKNENSY, from the coding sequence ATGAGTAAAAATAACATAACAATAAGCGTTATTATCCCTTCTTTTTATCCTGAACGCGAAAAAAATGTTCTGGAAATAATAAGAAAATTAAGAGCAGACCGCCTGCCACCTGACGAGATAGTAGTAATAAAAGAATTGGCTCCAGCGGGAAAGGCACGAAATTTAGGTGTGGAAAGAAGCAGCGGTGACATATTGATTTTTATTGACGACGATGCGATAATAGAATCTGACGATACGCTGAGTAAAGTGGTAGAGGCATTACTTTCGGACGATAACATAGGTATGGCAGGCGCAGTGCAAAAACCATGTCCAGACATGAACTGGCTTCAAAAAGCATACAGAAAGCAATTCCCTCGCACCGAAGCACCAACTGTAAACGAAATAAAGGAAAGCGACATGGTAACCACACTCTTTTGCGCGATAAGAAGGGACGATTTTATCGCCGCGGGAGGATTTGACGAAAGGCTAATAGCTGGGCAGGATAATCTGTTGCGTCACAAAATAAGACAGATGGGCAAAAAAATTGTACTCGTGCCAGAAACATTGGTCTATCATCCACTGCCGCGCTCGATAGCAAATGTGCTAAAAAGGGAGATAATATACGCGCATGGTATGGCTCAACTAAGTAAGCTCAATCTTATGCCGGTACCTGCTAAAAGGATAAAAAATATGTGGCAGGCGTTTTTTTACGCACTGGTTCGAATTATCGCATTACCCGTAAGACTATTTTACGGTGGTCCTGACGGCAAAAGCTTTGGATTCTGGTATCTTAGAGCTCCCGCATGGCTTGTTAACTCCATCGCATATGCATGGTTCTCAGCAAAAACAAAGAATGAGAATAGCTATTGA
- a CDS encoding glycosyltransferase family 4 protein: MLYVGGIDPRKNLIRAIKAYSLALKEADLPKLLILGKINKNDENFLRLMREIKNNKLSDKIVFHGFVPDDQLPAMYANAQFLLFPSLYEGFGLPAVEAMAAGCPVLTSNRSAIPEVAGDCALMVDPYDVEEIASAILKLAGDEQLRIKLAECGRKRARQFSWAKTAEKFVSTLEEVVKNG, translated from the coding sequence ATACTATATGTTGGTGGGATAGACCCTCGAAAAAACCTGATTCGAGCCATTAAAGCTTACTCATTAGCACTTAAAGAAGCCGATTTACCAAAACTCCTCATTTTGGGAAAAATAAATAAAAATGACGAGAACTTTTTACGATTAATGCGCGAAATAAAGAACAATAAACTTTCCGACAAAATCGTTTTCCATGGTTTCGTGCCCGACGACCAACTCCCAGCAATGTATGCCAACGCTCAGTTTCTTCTTTTTCCGTCTCTTTACGAGGGTTTCGGATTGCCAGCGGTCGAGGCTATGGCTGCTGGATGCCCTGTGCTCACCTCAAACCGGTCGGCTATACCGGAAGTAGCTGGCGATTGTGCATTGATGGTTGATCCGTATGATGTCGAGGAAATCGCAAGTGCAATTCTAAAACTTGCTGGTGACGAGCAACTAAGGATAAAGCTTGCCGAATGCGGACGAAAAAGAGCAAGGCAATTTAGCTGGGCTAAGACTGCAGAAAAATTTGTTAGCACTCTTGAAGAGGTGGTAAAAAATGGATGA